The following is a genomic window from Variovorax paradoxus.
GGAATGTGGTTGGCATCGAGGTCGATGGCCTTGAGCGGCCAGGCGCCGCGGCGTACTTCGAGCCAGTTCGGGCCGCTGTCGACCTGCGCGCCCATTTGCCGGGCTGCGTCGATGAAGCGGATGTCGCCCTGGATCGAATCGGCGCCGACGCCTTCGATCCGGATGCCATTCTGGCTTGAACTTCCCGTGGCAATGGCTCCGAGTGCTATGAAATAGCTAGCGGAAGAGGCGTCGGCCTCGACATGGATGTCGTTTGGCGAGCTGTAGCTGCTGCCCGCCGGAATGGTGAAACGCTCCCAGCCGTCGCGCCGCACCGTGATGCCGAAGCGCGCGAGCAGGTTCAGCGTGATCTCGATGTACGGCTTGGAGATGAGCTCGCCCACCACCTCGATGACGATGTCCTTGCGGGCGGCAAGCGGCAGGGCGAGCAGCAGCGCCGTCAGGAACTGGCTCGACACGTCGCCGCGCACGCGAATGGGCGCATCAAGCACCAGCGCGCCGTGATCGACCGGGCTGATGCGCAGCGGCGGGTAGCCGGGATTGCCGAGATAGTCGATGCGGCAGCCGAGCTGGGTCAGCGCATCGACGAGATCGCCGATCGGCCGCTCATGCATGCGCGGAACGCCGCTCAGCTCGAAATCGCCGCCGAGCAGCGACAGTGCCGCCGTGAGCGGGCGCATCGCGGTGCCGGCATTGCCAAGGAAAAGCGGAAGCAGCTGGCCATTGGACTTCAGCTGCCCGCCGATGCCGGTGATGCGCAGCGTGCTGCCCGCGGCGTCGATGCCGCAGCCGAGCGCGCGCAACGCATCGAGCATCACGCGGGTGTCGTCGGAGTCGAGCAGGTCGTGGATGGTGGTGGTGCCGCTTGCGAGGGCGGCCAGCAACAGCACGCGGTTCGAAATGCTCTTGGAACCCGGCAACTGCACAGTGCCCGCGGCGCCCACCAGCGGCGGAATATCGAGGAAGGCCGTCGAGAACATGTCAGGAGTCCTGTGAGGCGTCGGTGTTGGGCTGCCAGGCGGCGCGCGCCTTCTGGGCGGCGGCAATCGATTGTTCCAGTGCCTGGGCGTCGGCCGCGCCCATCAGCGCCTCGAGGTCCAGCAATGCTTTGCGGAAAGCCTGCGATTGCAGCAGCACCTGCTCGCGGTTGGCGAGCAGCACGTCGCGCCACATCACAGGATCGCTGGCCGCGATACGTGAGAAATCCCGGAAGCCGGGTCCGGCCAGGCTCAGGAAGCGGTCGCCTTGCGGCTGGGCGATGAGGGCGTTGACGTAGGCAAAGGCCAGCAGGTGCGGTAGATGGCTCACGGCCGCGAAGGCGCTGTCGTGCTCTTCGTGCGTCATGGTGACCACGTTGGCGCCGATGCCGCTCCAGAGCTGCGAGGCACGCTGCACGTTGGAGCGCAGCGTGGTCTTGACGGGAGTCAGCACGACCTTGCGGCCGGAATAGAGCGAAGCCTCGGCATGTTCGATGCCCGATACCTCCTTGCCGGCGATCGGGTGAGCCGGAACGAAGTTGGCAAACTGGCTTTGCAGGCCGTTGCGCGCGGCTTCGATCACGTCGCCCTTGGTCGAGCCCACGTCCATGACGAGCGTGTCGCTCGAAATGCCGTGGCGAATGGCCCTGAAGGTGGCTTCCGAAGCCGCCACGGGCACCGCGAGCAGCACAAGGTCTGCACCCGAAACCGCGAGCAGCGCGGAGGGCGCCACCACGTCGATCACGCCGAGCTGGCGCGCCCGCTCGGTGGTGGACGGCGACTTGCTGTAGCCGACCACGCGTTTCACAAGCTTTGCGCGCTTGAGTGCAAGCGCAAAGGAGCCGCCCATGAGGCCGCAGCCGATCAATCCCAATTGCTCGAACATGATGCGTGTCCGGCTCAGGCTTTGACGGGGTAGGCGCCAAGCACCTTGTAGAACGCGCAGAGGCCGCGGAGCTCTGCCAGTGCCGCAGCCACGTTGGGCTGCGAAGGGTGGCCGTCGAGGTCGATGTAGAAGTAGTACTCCCACTGTCCGGTGCGCGCGGGGCGCGACTCGAAACGGGTCATCGACACGTTGTTGAGCTTCAGCGGGACCAGCAGGTCATGCACGGCGCCGGGGCGGTTGGGCACGGAAACGATCAGGCTCGTGCAATCGCGCCCCGATGCCGGCGGCATGGCCAGCGTTTGCGGCAGGCAGATCACGGAGAAACGGGTACGGTTGTACGAGTCGTCCTGGATGGCGTGCGCAACGATGTGCAGCCCGAAGCGGGTGGCGGCGCGTTCGCCGGCCAGCGCGGCCCAGGCCGGGTTGGTGGCCGCGAGCCGCGCGCCTTCGGCATTGCTTGAAACAGCGCGCCGCTCGGCGTTGGGCAGGTGCTTCGAAAGCCAGGTCTGGCACTGTGCAAGCGCTTGCGGATGGGCGAGCACCGCCTCAACGCCGTCGAGCGTGTTGCTGCTGCGCAAAAGATGGTGCCGCACCAGCAGGCTGACTTCGCCGACCACGTGGGTGGGCGAATGAAGGAACAGATCGAGCGAACGCGTGACCACGCCTTCGGTCGAATTTTCGACGCCCACCACGCCATATTGGGCGCTGCCGGCTGCCGTGGCATGAAACACCTCGTCGAAGCTGGCGCAATAAATGAGGTCGGCGGCGCCGCCGAAGTATTCGATGGCGGCCTGCTCGCAGAAAGTGCCCTCGGGGCCGAGCACGGCAACGCGCTGGGGCGACTCGAGCGCCAGGCAGGCCGACATGATCTCGCGCCAGATGGCCGCCACATGCAGGTCCTTGAGCGGGCCTGCATTGCTCTTTTGCATCTTCTCGATGACTTGCGCCACGCGATCGGGGCGGAAAAACGGCGTGCCTTCGCGCTTCTTGACCTCGCCGACCAGCTCTGCCACGTGGGCCCGCTCATTGAGCAGGCTGAGCAGTTGCTGGTCGAGCGAATCGATCTGCACGCGCAGACCGGCAAGGCTTTCGGAGTTGTCGGGAGAAGAGGGCGGTGTTGGAGCGGAGGCGGTCATCGGTGCGAGCAGCTGGGCATGCGCCTAGGCATGCGATCGCTCGAATTCTCGCATGTAGCTCACAAGTGCCTGTACGCCTTCCAGCGGCATGGCGTTGTAGATGCTCGCGCGCATGCCGCCGACCGACTTGTGGCCCTTGAGCTGCAGCAGGCCGGCTTCCCGGGCGCCGGCCAGGAACGCATCGTTGCGGCTTTCGTCGGCGAGGAAGAAAGGCACGTTCATGCGCGAGCGGCAGCTCGGGTCGATCTTGTTCACATAGAACGAAGAGGCGTCGATGAACCCGTACAGCAGGTTCGCCTTCGCGATGTTGCGCTGCTCGATGGCGGCCACGCCGGTGAGCGCGCCTTCGGTCTGCTGCAGCAGCCACTGGAACGTGAGCCCGGCCATGTAGATGCCCCACGTCGGCGGGGTGTTGTACATGGACTTGTTGTCGGCCACGATCTTGTAGTTGAACGCGCTCGGGCAGATTTCGAGCGCATGGCCGAGCAGGTCGTCGCGCACGATCACGAGCGTGAGGCCGGCCGGCCCCAGGTTCTTTTGCGCACCGCCGAATGCAAGGCCCACGCGGCTCCAATCGACGCTGCGCGAAGCCACGTGCGACGAGAAGTCGATGACCAATGGCGCGGTGCTGCCAAGGGCCGCGAGGTCGGGCAGTTGCTGGAATTCGATGCCGTTGATGGTCTCGTTGGTGCACAGGTGCACGTACGAGGCATCTTGGCTCAGTTGCCAGCTCGAAGGATCTGGCAGCCTGGTGTGATGGTCGCCGGCGTTGCTTGCGGCGACGTGCGCAGTGCAATAACGCTGCGCTTCTTTCTGGGACTTGATGCTCCAGCTGCCGGTGATGACGAAGTCGGCGGTTTTGCCGCGCGACAGGTTCATCGGCACGATGGCGTTTTCGCCCAGCCCGCCACCCTGCATGAACAGGATGTGGAAATGCTCGGGCACAGCCAGCAGCGCGCGGATGTCGGCTTCGGCCTGGTTGCAGATTGCGCCGAACTCCTTGCCGCGATGGCTCATTTCCATCACGCTCATTCCGCTGCCCTGCCAGTCGAGCATTTCGGAGGCGGCGCGTTGAAGCACCGCCTCCGGCATGGCGGCCGGACCTGCGGAAAAATTGAATGGACGCGTGCCGACTGGCTGGGGCTGCTGCTGAGTCACGTCACTTCTTGGCGGGAGCCTTGGCCGGGGCCTTGGCGGGAGCGCCGCCTTGCTGGCCGCCGGTGGGTGCACCGAGTGCCTTGGCCACGTTTTCGTCGAGCGCGCGCATCTTCGGTTCGATGGTGGCGCGCGTTTCGGTCACGAGCTTTTCGGTCAGCGCGGTCTGCATCTTGGGATTGAGGTCCTGGTACTTCTTGCTGAGCGGCGAATTGATCCAGGCCAAGAGCTGCTTGAGTTCGTCTTCGGTGAAGTTCTGCTCGAGCAGCGGGGTCAGGGCAACCGGTGCCAGCTGCACGGCCTTGTCGCGCACGATCGGGTAGGCGTCGTCGAAATACTTCTTGAGCTCGGCGTCGGCAGCCTTGGCGGCCGATTCGCGCTTGGCTTCGGGTACCTGCGTTTGCAGGTACTGCGAGCCGGCCTGGGCAATCGGGGAGCTCGACTGTTCGACCAGGCCGCGCGCCAGCGATTCGATGCCGGGGCGCTGCACGTCGATGAACTGCTTGATGAGCGCAGCTTTGTCCTGGGCCATGGCGGCCATCGAGCTGCCAGCCAGGGCGACAGTCAGAAGTGCGAGCTTGAATTTTTTCACTGAGGGTTCTCCGTTGAAGATGTGGAAGTATCGTCTGCGCCCGGCTCGATCTCGCCGTTGGCGTCGTTCTCGACGATACGCTGTAGCCCGCTTAGTTTGGCGCCTTCGTCGAGCCCGATCAGCGTGACGCCTTGCGTTGCGCGACCTAGTTCACGAATCTCGGCAACCCGGGTGCGCACAAGCACGCCCTTGTCGGTGATGAGCATGATCTCATCGTCCGCATGCACGAGGGTGGCGGCAACGACCTTGCCGTTGCGCTCACTCTGTTGAATCGCAATCATGCCTTTGGTTCCGCGGCCATGACGCGTGTACTCGGTAATGCTTGTACGCTTTCCGTAACCATTTTCTGTGGCCGTGAGCACGCTTTGCTGCTCGTCCTCGGCCACCAGCATGGCGATGACGCCTTGCCCCGGGTCGAGCGACATGCCGCGCACGCCGCGCGCATTGCGGCCCAGCGGACGCACGTCTTCTTCGTCGAAGCGCACGGCCTTGCCGCCGTCGCTGAACAGCATCACGTCGTGCTTGCCGTCGGTAAGCGCCGCGCCGATGAGGTAGTCGCCCTCGTCGAGGTTCACGGCAATGATGCCGCCCTTGCGGGGGTTGTTGAATTCGTCGAGCGTGGTCTTCTTGACCGTGCCCATCGAGGTTGCCATGAACACATACTGGTCGGCCGGAAAGTTGCGCTTCTCGCCGGTGAGCGCGAGCGCCACGTTGATCTTCTCGCCTTCCTGCAGCGGGAACATGTTGACGATGGGCCGGCCGCGCGACCCGCGGGAGCCCGCCGGCACTTCCCACACCTTCAGCCAGTACAGCCGGCCGCGGTTGGAGAAGCACAGGATGTAGTCGTGCGTGTTGGCAATGAAGAGCTGGTCGATCCAGTCGTCTTCCTTGGTCACGGTGGCTTGCTTGCCGCGGCCGCCGCGCTTTTGTGCACGGTATTCGTTCAGCGGCTGGCTCTTGATGTAGCCGCTGTGCGAAAGCGTGACCACCATGTCGGTGGGTGTGATCAGGTCTTCGGTCGAGAGGTCGTAGGCGCTGTGCTCGACCAGGCTGCGGCGTGCGCCGAGCTTCGACTGGCCGAACTCCTGCTTGATGGTGCCGAGCTCTTCGCCAATGATGACCGAGACGCGCTCGGGCTTGGCCAGGATGTCGAGCAGGTCGTCGATCTCGGCCATGACCTCCTTGTATTCGGCAACGATCTTGTCCTGCTCGAGGCCGGTGAGGCGTTGCAGGCGCATCTGCAGGATTTCTTGCGCCTGGGTTTCCGAAAGGCGGTAGAGGCCGTCTGAACCCATGCCGAACTCGCGCTCCAGGCCTTCAGGCCGGTAGTCGTCGGCGTTGACCACCCCGCCGTCGGCGCGCGAACGGGTGAGCATTTCGCGCACCAGCTTGCTGTCCCAGCTGCGGGTCATGAGCTCGGCCTTGGCAACAGGCGGAGTGGGCGACTCGCGGATGATGCGGATGAACTCGTCGATATTGGCCAGCGCCACCGCCAGGCCTTCGAGCACGTGGCCGCGCTCGCGGGCCTTGCGCAGGGTGAAGACCGTGCGGCGCGTCACCACTTCGCGGCGGTGCTGCAGGAAGACCTCGATCAGGTCCTTCAGGTTGCACAGCTTGGGCTGGCCGTCGACCAGCGCCACCATGTTGATGCCGAAGGTGTCCTGCAGCTGCGTCTGCTTGTAGAGGTTGTTGAGCACCACCTCGGGCACTTCGCCGCGCTTGAGCTCGATCACGAGGCGCATGCCCGACTTGTCGGACTCGTCCTGGATGTGGCTGATGCCTTCGATCTTCTTCTCGTGCACCAGCTCGGCCATGCGCTCCTGCAGCGTCTTCTTGTTGACCTGGTAGGGAAGCTCGTCGACGATGATCGCCTGGCGCTGGCCGCGGTCGATGTCCTCGAAGTGGCACTTGGCACGCATCACCACCTTGCCCCGGCCGGTGCGGTAGCCGTCCCGGACGCCGTTGATGCCGTAAATGATGCCGGCGGTGGGAAAGTCGGGCGCTGGCACGATTTCCATCAGCTCGTCGATGGTGGCCTGCGGATTGCGCAGCATGTGCAGGCAGGCGTCCACAACCTCATTGAGATTGTGCGGCGGGATATTGGTGGCCATGCCCACCGCAATACCGCCGGAGCCATTCACCAGCAAATTGGGCAGTTTGCTCGGCAGAACCTTGGGTTCTTTTTCGGAGCCGTCGTAATTGTCTTGAAAATCGACCGTTTCCTTGTCGATATCGGCCAGCATTTCATGTGCAATTTTGGCCAGGCGGATTTCCGTATACCGCATTGCGGCCGCATTGTCTCCGTCGACCGAGCCGAAGTTACCTTGTCCGTCCACCAGCATATGGCGCATGGAAAAGTCCTGCGCCAGCCGCACGATGGTGTCGTAGACCGACTGGTCCCCGTGCGGGTGGTACTTGCCGATCACGTCGCCCACGATACGGGCGGACTTCTTATATGCCCGGTTCCAGTCGTTGTTGAGCTCGTGCATCGCATACAGCACGCGCCGGTGCACAGGCTTGAGGCCGTCGCGCGCATCGGGAAGCGCTCGGCCCACGATCACGCTCATGGCGTAATCGAGATAGCTGCTGCGCATTTCCTCTTCAAGACTGATGGGCAGGGTTTCTTTGGCGAAGGAGGTCATGAGCGAGAGGCTGGCGGCGGAAGGCGGAATTTTACGCTGTGAGGGGTGTCGTACCGCCGCAACACAAGGCGGCTATTCCGCCTCCGTCCTACGCTTCCGGGGGGCGCTGCAGCCTGTTTGCCAAAGACCCTATGGCACAATCGCCTCAACGTTTTGGGTGGTGGTCACTTAA
Proteins encoded in this region:
- a CDS encoding prephenate dehydrogenase; protein product: MFEQLGLIGCGLMGGSFALALKRAKLVKRVVGYSKSPSTTERARQLGVIDVVAPSALLAVSGADLVLLAVPVAASEATFRAIRHGISSDTLVMDVGSTKGDVIEAARNGLQSQFANFVPAHPIAGKEVSGIEHAEASLYSGRKVVLTPVKTTLRSNVQRASQLWSGIGANVVTMTHEEHDSAFAAVSHLPHLLAFAYVNALIAQPQGDRFLSLAGPGFRDFSRIAASDPVMWRDVLLANREQVLLQSQAFRKALLDLEALMGAADAQALEQSIAAAQKARAAWQPNTDASQDS
- the pheA gene encoding prephenate dehydratase — protein: MTASAPTPPSSPDNSESLAGLRVQIDSLDQQLLSLLNERAHVAELVGEVKKREGTPFFRPDRVAQVIEKMQKSNAGPLKDLHVAAIWREIMSACLALESPQRVAVLGPEGTFCEQAAIEYFGGAADLIYCASFDEVFHATAAGSAQYGVVGVENSTEGVVTRSLDLFLHSPTHVVGEVSLLVRHHLLRSSNTLDGVEAVLAHPQALAQCQTWLSKHLPNAERRAVSSNAEGARLAATNPAWAALAGERAATRFGLHIVAHAIQDDSYNRTRFSVICLPQTLAMPPASGRDCTSLIVSVPNRPGAVHDLLVPLKLNNVSMTRFESRPARTGQWEYYFYIDLDGHPSQPNVAAALAELRGLCAFYKVLGAYPVKA
- the serC gene encoding 3-phosphoserine/phosphohydroxythreonine transaminase, with protein sequence MTQQQPQPVGTRPFNFSAGPAAMPEAVLQRAASEMLDWQGSGMSVMEMSHRGKEFGAICNQAEADIRALLAVPEHFHILFMQGGGLGENAIVPMNLSRGKTADFVITGSWSIKSQKEAQRYCTAHVAASNAGDHHTRLPDPSSWQLSQDASYVHLCTNETINGIEFQQLPDLAALGSTAPLVIDFSSHVASRSVDWSRVGLAFGGAQKNLGPAGLTLVIVRDDLLGHALEICPSAFNYKIVADNKSMYNTPPTWGIYMAGLTFQWLLQQTEGALTGVAAIEQRNIAKANLLYGFIDASSFYVNKIDPSCRSRMNVPFFLADESRNDAFLAGAREAGLLQLKGHKSVGGMRASIYNAMPLEGVQALVSYMREFERSHA
- a CDS encoding DUF2059 domain-containing protein, translated to MKKFKLALLTVALAGSSMAAMAQDKAALIKQFIDVQRPGIESLARGLVEQSSSPIAQAGSQYLQTQVPEAKRESAAKAADAELKKYFDDAYPIVRDKAVQLAPVALTPLLEQNFTEDELKQLLAWINSPLSKKYQDLNPKMQTALTEKLVTETRATIEPKMRALDENVAKALGAPTGGQQGGAPAKAPAKAPAKK
- the gyrA gene encoding DNA gyrase subunit A, encoding MTSFAKETLPISLEEEMRSSYLDYAMSVIVGRALPDARDGLKPVHRRVLYAMHELNNDWNRAYKKSARIVGDVIGKYHPHGDQSVYDTIVRLAQDFSMRHMLVDGQGNFGSVDGDNAAAMRYTEIRLAKIAHEMLADIDKETVDFQDNYDGSEKEPKVLPSKLPNLLVNGSGGIAVGMATNIPPHNLNEVVDACLHMLRNPQATIDELMEIVPAPDFPTAGIIYGINGVRDGYRTGRGKVVMRAKCHFEDIDRGQRQAIIVDELPYQVNKKTLQERMAELVHEKKIEGISHIQDESDKSGMRLVIELKRGEVPEVVLNNLYKQTQLQDTFGINMVALVDGQPKLCNLKDLIEVFLQHRREVVTRRTVFTLRKARERGHVLEGLAVALANIDEFIRIIRESPTPPVAKAELMTRSWDSKLVREMLTRSRADGGVVNADDYRPEGLEREFGMGSDGLYRLSETQAQEILQMRLQRLTGLEQDKIVAEYKEVMAEIDDLLDILAKPERVSVIIGEELGTIKQEFGQSKLGARRSLVEHSAYDLSTEDLITPTDMVVTLSHSGYIKSQPLNEYRAQKRGGRGKQATVTKEDDWIDQLFIANTHDYILCFSNRGRLYWLKVWEVPAGSRGSRGRPIVNMFPLQEGEKINVALALTGEKRNFPADQYVFMATSMGTVKKTTLDEFNNPRKGGIIAVNLDEGDYLIGAALTDGKHDVMLFSDGGKAVRFDEEDVRPLGRNARGVRGMSLDPGQGVIAMLVAEDEQQSVLTATENGYGKRTSITEYTRHGRGTKGMIAIQQSERNGKVVAATLVHADDEIMLITDKGVLVRTRVAEIRELGRATQGVTLIGLDEGAKLSGLQRIVENDANGEIEPGADDTSTSSTENPQ